From one Lotus japonicus ecotype B-129 chromosome 3, LjGifu_v1.2 genomic stretch:
- the LOC130743308 gene encoding vacuolar sorting protein 3 isoform X3: MAKPEPSTTRIVMEPLSQFDISTHSRTTTVRSLAIATLPNSHHHRAVLYVGTHSGTLFSLSADTTVQNGDSTSFLRKLSFLRSVSVSESPVEAVLVLADLGKVLLLSEGSLFLVDSELSNRAVKLGFSKGVGVVTRRKLRSGECEGEGLGLGASNSQRFLQKLGGLRLKEGEVLQGGEGGCVLALAIGRRLVIVELVLGNRGGKSDKDGNGSLVVLKEIQCVDGVVSTMLWIDDSIIVGTVNGYSLISCVSGQSSVIFSLPDVSRPPRLKLLHKEWRVLLLVDNVGIIVDAHRQPVGGSLVFRHGLDSVGELSSYVVIVSDGKIELYHKKNGSCVQVLPFGGEGIGPCIVASEEGRGGELVAVATATKVVCYQKLPSVEQIKDLLRKKNYKGAISLVEELESEGEMSKDLLSFVHAQVGFLLLFDLHFEEAVDHFLRSETMEPSEVFPFIMRDPNRWSLLVPRNRYWGLHPPPAPLEDVVDDGLMTIQRASFLRKAGVETIVDNDLFLNPPNRADLLESAIKNISRYLEDCREKNLSQSVREGVDTLLMYLYRALNNVEDMERLASSTNWCVVEELEHMLEESGHLRTLAFLYASKGMSSKAVSIWRILARNYSSGLWKGPALENNIPDSGENLISGKAIAAAEASKILEGSSDQDLILQHLGWISDISQVLAVDVLTSNKREIQLSPDEVVTSIDPQKVEILQRYLQWLIEEQDCIDTQFHTVYALSLAKSAIEAFESENVDSGNIETKRLSMLTDSIFQTTVRERLQIFLQSSDLYDPEEVLDLIEGSELWLEKAILYRRLGQETLVLQILALKLEDSEAAEQYCAEIGRADAYMQLLDMYLDPQDGKDPMFTAAVRLLHNHGESLDPLQVLEKLSPDMPLQLASETLLRMFRARVHHHRQGQ, translated from the exons ATGGCGAAACCTGAACCCAGCACGACCCGAATCGTGATGGAGCCACTGTCACAGTTCGACATCTCCACCCACTCTCGTACCACCACCGTCCGATCCCTCGCCATCGCCACCCTCCCCAATTCGCACCACCACCGTGCCGTTCTCTACGTCGGCACTCACTCCGGAACCCTCTTCTCCCTCTCCGCCGACACCACCGTCCAAAACGGGGACTCGACTTCCTTTCTCCGGAAGCTATCGTTCCTACGAAGCGTTTCAGTGAGTGAATCGCCTGTAGAGGCTGTTTTGGTTCTCGCGGATTTGGGGAAAGTCTTGTTGCTCTCCGAGGGTTCTTTGTTCTTGGTGGATTCTGAGCTTTCCAATCGTGCGGTGAAGTTGGGGTTTTCGAAGGGGGTTGGTGTTGTGACGAGGAGGAAGTTGAGGAGTGGGGAGTGTGAGGGtgagggtttgggtttgggagCTAGTAATAGTCAACGGTTTCTGCAGAAATTGGGAGGGTTGAGATTGAAGGAGGGTGAAGTGTTGCAGGGGGGTGAGGGTGGTTGTGTTTTAGCTCTTGCTATTGGGAGAAGGTTGGTCATTGTGGAGCTTGTTTTGGGGAATAGAGGTGGGAAGAGTGATAAGGATGGGAATGGGTCTCTTGTGGTTTTGAAGGAGATTCAGtgtgttgatggggttgttagTACTATGTTGTGGATTGACGATTCGATTATTGTTGGCACTGTGAATGGTTATAGCTTGATTTCGTGTGTTAGTGGTCAGAGCAGTGTTATATTCTCGTTGCCGGATGTGTCCCGGCCGCCGCGGTTGAAGTTGCTGCACAAGGAGTGGAGGGTGCTGTTGTTGGTGGACAATGTGGGGATTATTGTTGATGCACACAGGCAGCCGGTAGGGGGTAGTTTGGTGTTCCGGCACGGCTTGGATTCCGTGGGAGAGTTGTCTTCCTATGTGGTTATTGTGAGTGATGGAAAGATTGAGTTGTATCATAAGAAAAATGGGAGTTGTGTTCAGGTGTTGCCGTTTGGTGGGGAAGGGATTGGGCCTTGTATTGTTGCCAGTGAGGAAGGTAGGGGTGGGGAGCTTGTTGCTGTTGCAACTGCTACCAAG GTAGTGTGCTATCAGAAATTACCTTCTGTAGAACAAATAAAAGATCTTTTAAGGAAGAAGAACTATAAGGGAGCCATATCCTTGGTGGAGGAGCTTGAGTCTGAAGGTGAAATGTCAAAAGATTTGCTCTCATTTGTTCATGCTCAAGTGGGGTTCCTCTTGCTTTTCGACTTGCATTTTGAAGAAGCGGTGGACCACTTTTTGCGCTCTGAGACAATGGAACCTTCTGAAGTATTCCCATTTATTATGCGAGATCCGAATCGCTGGTCCTTACTG GTTCCTAGGAATCGGTATTGGGGTTTGCATCCTCCGCCAGCCCCTCTTGAAGATGTAGTAGATGATGGCTTGATGACAATTCAAAGGGCATCATTCCTAAGGAAAGCAGGTGTAGAAACCATAGTGGATAATGATCTTTTTCTCAATCCACCGAACAGAGCTGATTTGTTGGAGTCAGCGATCAAGAACATTAGCAG GTATTTGGAGGACTGTCGTGAGAAAAACCTGTCACAATCAGTCCGCGAGGGAGTTGACACTTTATTAATGTATCTCTATAGAGCCCTAAATAATGTTGAGGACATGGAGAGGCTGGCATCTTCTACAAACTGGTGTGTTGTG GAGGAGTTGGAACACATGTTAGAAGAGTCGGGGCACCTACGTACACTTGCCTTCCTATACGCAAGTAAAGGGATGAGCTCAAAAGCTGTGTCTATTTGGCGTATCCTTGCAAGAAATTATTCATCTGGCCTCTGGAAAGGCCCTGCTTTGGAGAATAATATACCGGATAGTGGGGAGAACCTTATTTCTGGCAAGGCAATTGCTGCAGCTGAAGCTTCAAAGATTCTTGAGGGGTCATCTGACCAGGATTTGATTCTCCAACATCTAGGATGG ATTTCAGATATCAGCCAGGTTCTTGCAGTCGACGTTTTAACTTCAAACAAGCGAGAGATCCAGCTTTCTCCTG ATGAAGTTGTTACATCCATTGATCCGCAGAAGGTAGAAATTTTACAGAG GTATCTTCAATGGCTGATTGAAGAACAGGACTGCATAGATACTCAGTTTCATACAGTGTATGCCCTCTCACTTGCCAAATCAGCAATTGAAGCCTTTGAGTCTGAAAATGTTGATAGTGGAAATATAGAGACAAAACGTTTGTCTATGTTGACGGACTCAATATTTCAGACTACTGTCAGGGAAAGATTACAAATCTTTTTACAATCCTCAGACTTGTATGATCCAGAAGAAGTTCTTGACTTGATTGAAGGATCAGAGTTATGGCTAGAAAAG GCTATTCTGTATAGAAGACTGGGGCAAGAGACACTGGTCCTCCAAATTTTGGCTTT